The DNA region AAATTATGGTTTCTCTATTATAGTTAGTTTTCATGTTTTATCAAATAATCATTATACATGCTTGTATTTTTCATTCAGAGAATATTATCAATTGATCATCATATCTCTTCGGTCGAATATGGTAACTACACCATGTTCGTTAGACATAGAACTTATCCTATACTAGGTAACTTTATGTTTATGTGACTTTTTGTGaaattttatatttgattttgtAGTTATCTTAGTGTGtaatatttttaaatcattttcaatATACAGGATTGTCGAGAGACAAAATAGATTGAACAACTCTAGAAAAACCTTGCATTTTGTGAGCTCAAGGTAAATGGATTAATTTTGACATTCatttatatacaaatatataTTCATGAAGTGTGTAAATTTGTAGACGAGGAGACAAGAAGAGGGATACGAGTGTGAGTACTATGTAATGAAACACATGTTTAACATCGTTTCTACCGACATTGTTGATACGTGTGATCAGGTATATAGTATCATTAAATGTTTTCAATAACATATTAATTTGCTATTATAATTCAAATAACGTGATTTTCAATTTTTTCCACTTGTTTATATAGACGTTTAACGACAAGACACATTTCTCTGACGAAGACTTAGACGATGTCCTTAGACGTTAGACATTTATTTTTAATGTGTTAGTTGAAAATTATGTGCAATATACTAGTAAAACAAATACATGTCTATAAtatatggaaaaataaaatatatttttttaaaaaataaagtaTTTAATCATGATTATTTATATCAATCGTTGTTATAGATAGAGCACAAAATATTATTAACCATACATTCACTAGGTTTTGAACCCATGGCCATTTGTTTTATATCACAACGGTTGTATACTTTGACCATTGTGATATATAGCGCGCTACCTAGTTTATCACAACGGTCATACGTCCGTGATAGAAAACAtcatatatacaatcacatcgTACCTAACAACGGTTGATCGGACGTGGTTGTATCTTTTTTTCAACCGTCATGATATGTGTTTTTCGTAGTAGTGATTTGACCTCCTAGTTTTAGTACTCCTCAAAAAGTTAGCAAAAAGATATTTAAAGAACAATTCATGTGTGTCAGCAATTCATACCATTGTGCCACGTTACCTTTACATCACACCGCGATACAAGCTTCATCGCACCACAATGAAATGCATCACGCGCGTGAGAAATCCAATATATAAAGCTTAGTTTTCTTCACTTTTTCTTTAATATTTTCACTAAGTCTTTATTTATTCCTTGTGATATATTTTTTCCTAATTTTTCACTCTTTGACGTGACTTTTGCTCGTTAATCTTTCGATTTCAACTGAATTTTCTCGTAAAAATCACGTAATGACGACTGTCATTAGGTTTCCACTTGGATATGCATGTTTTAATCGGAAGGTTATTGTGGATTTTGAGGGTGTGATGTTCCTTATGTGTAGAGGATTAGTTGAGTCAGTTTCTCATTTGTTTGTCACTGATGAGTTTGCAACTTTCTTGTGGTATATGATCTTTAGATGGTTATGCTGATTTTTAGTTTTTCCTATAAATCTATCGTCTATTTTTGAACTTCTTATTTCCTTGGATGAGATATATAAAATTAGAGGTGACATTTCCAATTTTTGACACTCAATTGTCTAGTCATTATGAAAATCTCGAAATTATGGCGTCTTTACAGGTACATCAATTATAGGGGTTGGAGTGGAAGATAAAAGTATCTTTCTTGCTTGTAAATGGTACTTTGGTAGATTTAGGACTatctcttttgttttctttgattGACCTAATAACCCTATTCTATGTTCAAGTCAATATTGATTTGAGAGTCTTCGACACACTACTTTGACGGAGTGTTGTTGGTGATTTCTAATGTATGTTTTTTATGGTGATTCGTAGGTATTGAAAACTTACTTATGTTTATTGCTTTTTTTCTCTCATATTTCAGTTTATTTGGTAACTTTGATAACCTTATGTTTGCTTCGAAAttttcatttaattattatttaatatCTTTTTTTTTTGAGATAGTAGTTTGTCATGATACCTCTGGAAACCCAACTCACCCGATGGATAGATGgataaaattttaattaaaataacatgGTTAATTTATCATGTCATAATGATTTGTTTCACTTTAAACTAATACACGTtataataagttttcaaatcatATTTTTTTTATCCTAATCACCTAACCATTAGTAGTTTGATATCGACATTGTTAATATGATACTATTATAGTATGAAAGTTTCAACCGAATAATTAAGTTTATTCTCTTTCCCACACATCTATATATCCAAACAAAGGTACATGCATTCCCTCTCCATAAACTTTTGACACTTTGCAAGCGACCTATCTGGAATAGGCCCACATTGTAGACATTTCAGCACCATATGATGATGACGTAGACTATCTCAAAACCTCATTGGCCAATTAAAATAAACTCTTAAGTTCTCTTCTATTCACTACCCTCAACCACTTTTCACATTTCCTTTGACAAAAGCACTTTATACTCCACCTACGTTTAGCTTTTTTTTGTCGTCTAGCACTTCGTTTATAATTATGCTAACTAATAAGCACTTTTCACTTTATTATCTCCCTATATAAAAGCACGACGTCTATAATATTTCCTCCTCAACCCCAACCAAAAACTTCTTCATTAAGAAAAAACCCATCATGGCTGAAGTGAGAAAAGATGAAGAGAATCCAGCGATTAAGCTATTTGGCGCAACGATAAAATTACATGAAGTGGAAATGAAAGAAAGCGAAGAAGATCCGACGGTGGAGAAGAGATCAGACAAGATCATACCGTGTCCAAGATGCAAGAGCATGGAAACCAAATTCTGTTATTTCAACAACTACAACGTTAATCAACCGAGACATTTTTGTAAGAGCTGTCAGAGGTATTGGACGGCCGGTGGAGCCCTCCGTAACGTACCGGTTGGTGCCGGTCGTCGGAAGGCTAAGCCTCCGGGTCATGAAGATGGAGGTTCGCCGGAAAGTTGTGTTTATGAAGGTGATTCTGATGATCATGGACGTAAGTTTGGATTTGATTTGGATAAGTGGCAGGTTGAAACGATTCCTCAGAGTGGTTTCCGGGAGGTTTTTTCTGGTAAGCGGCAGAGAAAGAATTCAGGTTGTTATTCGTTAGCTATGATGTAATTCTCTCGTTCTTTTCACTATGGATAGAGAATAAACCATTCTCTCATATGAATTTTACGTTTTTAAGATTTAGACGAGGTATTTAGAGAATATAGTCTCAAATTAAAACGATTCAAAATTATAAAATTAAACTGTATATTTGTATCTAATGATAATTTCTTATTCTCAATTTAGATTAAGATACATGATGATTACTTTGACAAAATAAATTGTGTTCTCATCAGATTGGTTAAACTCaatctctctctatatatatataattctaGGATGAAGATAATAAAGACTTTGTGTGTTGTGAGCTAGATCATGAGAAACAGAATGAGTAGAGACTTCAATTGAAGAATCAGAATCATTGTCTTTGTTTTTTATGAATTATTATTAAGTGATGATAAACAAAGAATGGGTTAAAGAAAACTGGGTTGAGAGAAAGATAAATTGATTAGAAAATCGATATGTTGATTAAAGGATAATGGAAAGGTGTTGAATAGTTTTTTTTAATGATTCAAGAAGAAAGATTGAAGAAGAATAAGAAGACGGAAAAAATGCATTACTAAAAAAAAATATAACTTCATATTTTGTACGcgtgtttttttattttattaattacCTCATGGTTAAATACTCATATTTGAAACAAACCATTATTCTTTTTTGTTTGTCTTGTCAGTTCTCTTGTGATTAGACAAACCTTTTTTTTTCTTGGTTGCCTTATCAGACTTCGTGTTTAGGCAAACCTCTTTCTCATGCATTGTTTGCCTTGTCAGACCGAGTGCATAGGCAAACACCTTCTTTTTCTCTTTAGCTAATCATCATCTATTGATTAATGCCACACTCTCTTTGGTTCAGACACACCTATCTTATGAATCCATACAAAAAATCATTGGTTCAAACCACACTTTTACAATACCTTTCACTTCAAGCTCTTTTCAATTCAAGCGAGTTATTTTCCCTGTTAATTCAATAAactctttcttttcttttgacACAAACCTTTTGCAAACAAACAAGCTTAtttcttttcataaaagaacTTTTATAATCTGTTCCTTAACAGTTACACTAAATGCTTGGAGCATCCAAACTATAATCAAATCAACTAACATCTACACACTTCTAGATACGATTATGATTATTCCCTAAAAACAACCAACACACACTCATTTTCTACCACGAAATACTGACctctgatttccttattgtaCTATTaggatatgtaggcacaagggttcgaatccttggcgagcacactaattatTAAACCTTTTTTCTCTTTAGAAAGTAATCTTTAGATAGTAGCACCCATTCGAGaaaagaacaatcaaaatggttcccgttgagtacaacggatgtgagggatACTACTATCTTCCCTctgcataactgacttccttacccgtttctcttccccttgggttttatcgatattttcccttttcttctagaataaataaaattcggtggcgaccCTGTTGTATCTTCGAGCATGCGATACACTCAGGTATTTTTCGTGGTGCGATACCATGGACACTAGATAATCGTTAAAACAAACTATCCAGTCAATGAAGTACTAAAAATTTGCTTTTAGAAGGAAGGATGGTTTCATGGTCAGTGGTACTTTCCGAATATGACATATCATTTGTGCCCATAAGAAGTATTAAGTCTCAAGCCCTAGTTTATTTCTTGGTCGAGTTCAATATGTCGGTTGAAGCGGAGTCCTCGTGCCTTTAGTTCCTATCAGTAGACGGGTCTTCTAATCCAAAAGGAGGTGGGGCAGGAATCATGTTAGAAGGACATAAAGAGGTACTCTTGGAACAATATTTTTGTTTCAACTTCCAAGCTAGCAATAACCAGACCGAATACAAATCCCTGATAGCAAGAATGAAGTTAGCCCGTGAGGTAGGAGCCACTCACCTCCGGTACACAAATGATTCCCAGCTGGTCACCAATCAGGTGAAAGGGGACTATCCAGTGAAGGAACCTTTATTGGACCAATACCTATAACAAATCATCAATATTGCAAAGGAGTTCGAGACTTTTGAAATAGTATATGTTGCATGCGAAGAAAATGTTTGCATCA from Lathyrus oleraceus cultivar Zhongwan6 chromosome 1, CAAS_Psat_ZW6_1.0, whole genome shotgun sequence includes:
- the LOC127115883 gene encoding dof zinc finger protein DOF1.5; the encoded protein is MAEVRKDEENPAIKLFGATIKLHEVEMKESEEDPTVEKRSDKIIPCPRCKSMETKFCYFNNYNVNQPRHFCKSCQRYWTAGGALRNVPVGAGRRKAKPPGHEDGGSPESCVYEGDSDDHGRKFGFDLDKWQVETIPQSGFREVFSGKRQRKNSGCYSLAMM